One genomic segment of Tachyglossus aculeatus isolate mTacAcu1 chromosome 17, mTacAcu1.pri, whole genome shotgun sequence includes these proteins:
- the TMEM150C gene encoding transmembrane protein 150C — MGGKKCSVWMFLPLVFTLFTSAGLWIVYFIAVEDNKILPLNEPERKPGSKPAPYISFAGDAPPASCVFSQVMNMASFLALVVAVLRFLQLKPKVLTPWLNAGGLVALCLASFGMTLLGNFQLSNDEEIHNVGTSLTFGFGTVACWLQAVLTLRTNIKNEGRKTGILRVLLSASITLCVVLYFTLVAQGIAMYAARIQWALVMCFLCYFATLAVEFRHYRFEIVCSEYREDFLSFSESLSEASEYQTDQV; from the exons ATGGGAGGAAAGAAATGCAGTGTGTGGATGTTTCTCCCGCTTGTGTTCACCCTTTTCACTTCGGCCGGGCTGTGGATTGT ATACTTTATCGCTGTGGAAGATAACAAAATCCTCCCCTTAAACGAGCCAGAAAG GAAACCCGGTTCAAAACCCGCACCGTACATAAG TTTTGCGGGCGACGCGCCTCCGGCCAGCTGTGTGTTTAGCCAAGTCATGAACATGGCTTCATTCCTAG CCCTTGTGGTGGCCGTCCTGCGCTTCCTCCAGCTGAAACCGAAGGTGCTGACCCCTTGGCTGAACGCCGGCGGACTGGTCGCCCTGTGCCTGGCCTCCTTTGGGATGACCTTACTGGGGAACTTCCAG CTGTCCAACGACGAAGAGATCCACAACGTGGGCACCTCGCTGACTTTCGGGTTCGGCACCGTGGCCTGCTGGCTCCAGGCCGTCCTCACCCTCAGAACCAACATCAAGAACGAGGGGCGGAAAACGGGCATCCTGCGGGTGCTGCTGTCGGCGTCTATCACCCTCTGCGTAGTCCTCT ACTTCACCCTGGTGGCTCAGGGCATCGCCATGTACGCGGCAAGGATCCAGTGGGCCCTGGTGATGTGCTTCCTCTGCTACTTCGCCACTTTAGCGGTGGAGTTCCGACACTACCGATTCGAGATCGTGTGCTCGGAGTACCGGGAGGATTTCCTGAGCTTCTCGGAAAGCCTGTCGGAAGCCTCCGAGTATCAAACTGACCAGGTGTAG